From the genome of Argentina anserina chromosome 4, drPotAnse1.1, whole genome shotgun sequence, one region includes:
- the LOC126789879 gene encoding 60S ribosomal protein L4: protein MAAVAAIRPLVSVQAVEGDMATDQCPTVALPDVMKAAIRPDIVTFVHSNISKNSRQAYAVSKKAGHQTSAESWGTGRAVSRIPRVPGGGTHRAGQAAFGNMCRGGRMFAPTKIWRRWHRKINVNQKRYAVVSAIAASSVPSLVTARGHKIENVPELPLVISDTAEGVEKTSAAMKLLKQIGAYDDAEKAKDSHSIRPGKGKMRNRRYINRKGPLIVYGTEGAKLVNAFRNIPGVDVINVERLNLLKLAPGGHLGRFVIWTKCAFEKLDSIYGSFDKPSEKKKGYVLPRAKMVNADLARIINSDEVQSVVRPIKKEVKRAPLKKNPLKNLNTMLRLNPYAKTAKRMALLAEEQRLKSKKEKLDRKRKIVSKEQATTIKAAGKAWYKTMISDSDYTEFDVFQKWLGVSQ from the exons ATGGCCGCCGTCGCCGCCATACGCCCCTTGGTCTCCGTCCAAGCCGTCGAAGGTGACATGGCCACCGACCAGTGCCCCACCGTCGCCCTCCCCGACGTCATGAAGGCCGCGATCCGACCCGACATCGTCACCTTCGTCCACTCCAACATTTCCAAGAACAGCCGCCAGGCCTACGCCGTCTCCAAGAAGGCCGGCCACCAGACCTCCGCCGAGTCCTGGGGTACCGGCCGCGCCGTCTCCCGTATCCCCCGTGTCCCCGGCGGCGGTACCCACCGCGCCGGCCAGGCCGCCTTCGGAAACATGTGCCGCGGCGGCCGGATGTTCGCCCCCACCAAGATCTGGCGCCGCTGGCACCGCAAGATCAACGTCAACCAGAAGCGCTACGCCGTCGTCTCGGCCATCGCCGCCTCCTCGGTGCCGTCTCTGGTCACCGCCAGGGGCCACAAGATTGAGAATGTTCCCGAGTTGCCACTGGTGATCAGCGACACGGCGGAGGGAGTCGAGAAGACCTCGGCGGCGATGAAGCTGCTGAAGCAAATCGGGGCTTATGATGACGCCGAGAAGGCCAAGGACAGCCACTCGATTCGGCCCGGGAAGGGTAAGATGAGGAACAGGAGGTACATCAACAGGAAGGGCCCGCTGATTGTTTACGGCACCGAGGGGGCCAAGCTTGTGAATGCCTTCAGGAACATCCCCGGAGTCGATGTCATCAATGTGGAGAGGCTCAACCTCCTCAAGCTCGCGCCTGGCGGGCATTTGGGGCGGTTTGTTATCTGGACCAAGTGCGCTTTCGAGAAGCTGGACTCCATCTACGGGTCGTTTGATAAGCCTtcggagaagaagaaggggtATGTGCTGCCCAGGGCTAAGATGGTCAATGCTGACCTTGCTAGGATTATCAACTCCGACGAGGTGCAGTCTGTTGTCAGGCCTATTAAGAAGGAGGTTAAGAGGGCACCACTGAAGAAGAACCCGCTCAAGAATCTCAACACCATGCTAAGGCTAAACCCCTATGCTAAGACTGCCAAGAGGATGGCCTTGTTGGCTGAGGAACAGAGGCTTAAGTCCAAGAAGGAGAAGCTCGACAGGAAGAGGAAGATTGTTTCTAAG GAGCAAGCTACTACCATCAAGGCAGCTGGAAAAGCATGGTACAAAACTATGATCTCTGACAGTGATTACACCGAGTTTGACGTCTTCCAGAAGTGGCTTGGTGTATCCCAgtaa